In a genomic window of Candidatus Competibacteraceae bacterium:
- a CDS encoding iron-sulfur cluster assembly scaffold protein, translated as MLELSAAAREHFERPRHVGELAAPAPLIARARVGEPASGDILQLQLRASAQGIIDTVRFKAYGCGWLIACGSLLSERLEGQSLEQARHFRHHHLVETLEIPPAKLHCAVLAETALKTALQNLSDAGASELKHPLA; from the coding sequence ATGCTGGAATTAAGCGCCGCCGCCCGAGAACACTTCGAGCGCCCGCGCCATGTCGGTGAGTTGGCAGCGCCCGCGCCCCTGATCGCGCGCGCGCGCGTGGGCGAACCCGCCAGTGGCGATATCCTGCAATTGCAGTTGCGGGCGAGCGCTCAAGGCATTATTGATACCGTTCGCTTCAAGGCTTATGGCTGCGGCTGGTTGATCGCCTGCGGTTCCCTGTTGAGCGAGCGTCTCGAAGGCCAATCATTGGAACAGGCGCGGCACTTTCGCCACCATCATCTGGTCGAAACGTTGGAAATACCGCCGGCGAAATTGCATTGCGCCGTGCTGGCCGAAACCGCGCTCAAAACAGCCTTGCAGAACCTCAGCGACGCTGGCGCATCTGAGCTTAAACATCCGCTTGCTTGA
- a CDS encoding protein kinase — protein sequence MNEYLIDCVLGAGGFGVTYKAWDTLLETWVALKEYFPLGWSFRDGDGVTVYANTQGDDASGNDGHISCYLWGLERFLEEARVLARVQHPYVVRVKRYFRAHGTAYIVMDYEEGQPLSAVLGEGETLDEAEVRGLLEDVLPALRTVHEQGFLHRDIKPSNLYIRAHDHRVILIDFGAAREAVSQQGRSMTSLVTPGYSPPEQYTTRSERYGAWTDLYALGAVLYRCVTGRAPVEAAERLLEDRLEPAAQAAAGRYSASLLEAIDRTLAVQPEQRFPTVTDFQAALDEDGDETVILGSLVGAGRKSAQPPKQTRTVEPVSTPVIDAFTSSDGLNLLPPLDHGEQPPNHRLKMLQPPDSFSIRRPSSLSNLVVGGSVLALALVALAFVWLWSSWSGSEENLSRDHALSARTHPSQVPDSSPSSGAAAATVQPPSLVRGSTAPEPVAKPGFATPPTTAAPEAATAQTSSGPLPLTVELTTPLPPAPPLAPAEVLDSARASKSAAAISPPVALPDQGSDPKLAGPIPTALPEPPASPAVSTETAAKPLPEPTAVTGSPKPVETPVAERPLEPGGGTAGEFLTPISPGAVSAIKAGTGSPAKLSVKTSNANKLSVRQPAAPPQPRSPRRSAGRKRDVAQLGYGKAEPPLKEKPVGSASVSSPWGSPDSTGFNQK from the coding sequence TTGAATGAATACCTGATTGATTGTGTGTTGGGGGCGGGCGGTTTCGGGGTGACTTACAAGGCGTGGGACACGCTGCTGGAAACCTGGGTCGCCCTCAAGGAGTATTTCCCCCTGGGCTGGTCGTTTCGCGACGGCGACGGCGTGACCGTCTATGCGAACACCCAAGGCGATGACGCCAGCGGCAACGACGGCCATATCTCCTGTTATCTGTGGGGGTTGGAGCGATTTTTGGAGGAAGCGCGGGTGCTGGCGCGGGTGCAGCATCCGTACGTGGTGCGGGTGAAGCGCTACTTTCGGGCGCACGGGACGGCCTACATCGTGATGGATTACGAGGAAGGGCAACCGCTGAGCGCGGTGCTGGGGGAAGGGGAGACGCTGGACGAGGCGGAGGTGCGGGGGCTGTTGGAAGACGTGTTGCCGGCGCTGCGGACGGTGCACGAGCAGGGGTTTCTGCACCGGGACATCAAGCCGTCCAACCTCTACATTCGGGCGCACGACCACCGGGTGATTTTGATTGATTTCGGGGCGGCGCGGGAAGCGGTGAGCCAGCAAGGGCGGAGCATGACGAGTTTGGTCACGCCGGGGTACTCGCCGCCGGAGCAGTACACCACCCGCAGCGAGCGCTACGGTGCCTGGACCGATCTGTACGCGCTGGGGGCGGTGCTGTATCGCTGCGTGACGGGGCGAGCGCCGGTGGAGGCGGCCGAGCGGTTGTTGGAGGACCGGTTGGAGCCGGCGGCGCAGGCGGCGGCCGGGCGCTACAGCGCCAGCCTGTTGGAGGCGATCGACCGGACCTTGGCCGTCCAGCCCGAACAGCGCTTCCCCACCGTCACCGACTTCCAGGCCGCGCTGGATGAGGATGGCGACGAAACGGTGATTCTGGGGTCGTTAGTGGGAGCTGGCCGCAAGTCGGCCCAGCCGCCGAAACAAACTCGTACCGTCGAACCGGTTTCGACCCCGGTCATCGATGCGTTTACCAGCAGCGACGGCTTGAATCTGTTGCCGCCGCTCGATCACGGCGAGCAGCCGCCCAACCACCGGCTCAAAATGCTGCAACCGCCGGATTCCTTCTCGATCCGACGGCCCTCTTCGTTGTCGAACTTGGTGGTTGGGGGTTCGGTCCTGGCGTTGGCGCTGGTGGCTTTAGCGTTTGTGTGGTTATGGTCTTCCTGGTCGGGTTCTGAAGAAAACCTCTCGCGTGATCATGCGTTGAGTGCTCGGACACATCCGTCGCAAGTTCCCGATTCGAGCCCTTCGAGCGGCGCCGCCGCCGCGACCGTCCAGCCACCCTCGCTCGTGCGCGGTTCCACAGCGCCTGAACCAGTGGCCAAACCGGGGTTTGCAACGCCACCAACGACTGCCGCGCCGGAGGCCGCGACCGCTCAAACGAGTTCTGGCCCGTTACCCTTGACGGTGGAATTGACCACCCCGTTGCCGCCAGCACCGCCGCTCGCGCCGGCGGAGGTGTTGGATTCGGCACGGGCTTCGAAAAGCGCAGCGGCGATATCGCCGCCGGTCGCGCTACCCGACCAGGGTTCGGACCCAAAGCTGGCAGGACCGATACCGACCGCATTGCCCGAGCCGCCGGCGTCCCCCGCTGTATCCACGGAGACCGCCGCGAAACCGTTACCTGAGCCGACCGCCGTGACCGGGTCGCCAAAGCCGGTCGAAACACCGGTCGCCGAACGCCCTTTAGAACCCGGCGGCGGAACGGCCGGCGAATTTTTGACGCCAATATCCCCTGGCGCCGTCTCTGCGATCAAGGCCGGAACTGGCTCGCCCGCGAAGTTATCGGTAAAAACCTCAAACGCGAACAAGCTGAGCGTTCGGCAGCCAGCCGCGCCGCCCCAGCCACGCAGCCCGCGCCGTTCGGCCGGCCGAAAACGGGACGTCGCGCAATTGGGTTATGGCAAAGCTGAGCCACCGCTCAAGGAAAAGCCAGTCGGTAGCGCAAGCGTCAGCAGTCCTTGGGGATCACCGGACTCAACTGGATTCAATCAAAAATGA
- a CDS encoding serine/threonine protein kinase, with protein sequence MIDIAYPVALAKNPDRRAGPPSLRHRAKEKCAGLRMDMIDTTSSTIVPTGRLAERSLPINTLWPGHLLDEYLIDCVLGAGGFGVTYKAWDTLLETWVALKEYFPLGWSFRDGDGVTVYPNTQGGSRAIDDNLSNYLWGLERFLEEARVLARVQHPYVVRVKRYFRAHGTAYIVMDYEEGQPLSAVLGEGETLDEAEVRGLLEDVLPALRTVHEQGFLHRDIKPSNLYIRAHDHRVILIDFGAAREAVSQQGRSMTSLVTPGYSPPEQYTTRSERYGAWTDLYALGAVLYRCVTGRAPVEAAERLLEDRLEPAAQAAAGRYSASLLEAIDRTLAVQPEQRFPTVTDFQAALRGLGRVANGDETLFLKSRFERVEPGPPLFVRPPAAASVEKNPAGKGRKAFQAFTRDFPPARRKQKAPRSLAETELSGWLQWSQVLLGSGLVAVALLASLAVKLVGLPSATAREEQPPLSYSVTQDGALLAKATAREPLLANHSSLAIPSARLERASEAAAPKLPPDAAPTVEEQPVLLQLAEERAMNPAPLPKGTDWAGQPHSEGELQPDTALVAPPPLDWAGPSDSARLAQPPSMDTLVPNSALKPISQSISVLSPGPTIRPVKARISAITRPEAKEQLLPVDAGRSQQRTEVLVRLHAPSVREAGRSRSWSRSRVANSRPAAKFWRKWGAVRNPWEPPTRTGFNQK encoded by the coding sequence ATGATCGACATTGCTTACCCAGTTGCTCTAGCCAAGAATCCCGACCGTCGAGCCGGCCCGCCCTCATTGCGGCATCGCGCGAAGGAAAAGTGCGCCGGCTTGAGGATGGATATGATCGACACGACTAGCTCCACGATCGTACCGACGGGGAGGCTCGCGGAGCGAAGCCTCCCCATCAATACCCTATGGCCGGGCCATCTGCTGGATGAATACCTGATTGATTGTGTGTTGGGGGCGGGCGGTTTCGGGGTGACTTACAAGGCGTGGGACACGCTGCTGGAAACCTGGGTCGCCCTCAAGGAGTATTTCCCCCTGGGCTGGTCGTTTCGCGACGGCGACGGCGTGACCGTCTATCCGAATACCCAGGGCGGAAGCCGCGCTATCGATGATAACTTATCCAACTACCTGTGGGGATTGGAGCGATTTTTGGAGGAAGCGCGGGTGCTGGCGCGGGTGCAGCATCCGTACGTGGTGCGGGTGAAGCGCTACTTTCGGGCGCACGGGACGGCCTACATCGTGATGGATTACGAGGAAGGGCAACCGCTGAGCGCGGTGCTGGGGGAAGGGGAGACGCTGGACGAGGCGGAGGTGCGGGGGCTGTTGGAAGACGTGTTGCCGGCGCTGCGGACGGTGCACGAGCAGGGGTTTCTGCACCGGGACATCAAGCCGTCCAACCTCTACATTCGGGCGCACGACCACCGGGTGATTTTGATTGATTTCGGGGCGGCGCGGGAAGCGGTGAGCCAGCAAGGGCGGAGCATGACGAGTTTGGTCACGCCGGGGTACTCGCCGCCGGAGCAGTACACCACCCGCAGCGAGCGCTACGGTGCCTGGACCGATCTGTACGCGCTGGGGGCGGTGCTGTATCGCTGCGTGACGGGGCGAGCGCCGGTGGAGGCGGCCGAGCGGTTGTTGGAGGACCGGTTGGAGCCGGCGGCGCAGGCGGCGGCCGGGCGCTACAGCGCCAGCCTGTTGGAGGCGATCGACCGGACCTTGGCCGTCCAGCCCGAACAGCGCTTCCCCACCGTCACCGACTTCCAGGCCGCCTTGAGAGGTTTGGGCCGAGTTGCTAATGGTGACGAGACTCTCTTTTTGAAAAGCAGGTTCGAAAGAGTCGAGCCGGGCCCACCGCTTTTCGTTCGACCCCCAGCGGCCGCATCGGTCGAAAAAAATCCCGCAGGTAAAGGCCGGAAAGCTTTCCAGGCTTTTACCCGAGACTTTCCGCCCGCCCGCCGCAAGCAGAAGGCGCCGCGATCCTTAGCCGAAACCGAGCTGTCCGGTTGGTTACAATGGTCGCAAGTCTTGCTCGGCAGCGGGTTGGTGGCGGTGGCGCTGCTGGCGTCGTTGGCGGTGAAGCTCGTCGGGCTGCCGTCCGCGACCGCGCGCGAGGAGCAGCCTCCCCTGTCTTATTCGGTAACGCAAGATGGGGCGCTTCTAGCGAAAGCAACCGCTAGGGAGCCTTTGCTCGCCAATCATTCTTCGCTGGCCATACCGTCCGCCCGCTTGGAGAGGGCTTCAGAAGCTGCTGCCCCGAAGCTTCCGCCCGACGCAGCGCCGACGGTCGAGGAGCAGCCCGTGCTGTTGCAACTCGCTGAAGAACGGGCGATGAATCCGGCGCCGCTCCCGAAAGGAACTGATTGGGCGGGCCAGCCCCATTCAGAGGGAGAGCTACAGCCCGATACAGCGTTGGTGGCGCCGCCTCCTTTAGATTGGGCGGGTCCGTCCGATTCAGCGAGGTTGGCACAGCCCCCTTCAATGGACACTCTTGTGCCCAATAGCGCCTTGAAGCCGATCAGTCAGTCCATCTCCGTACTTTCACCCGGTCCTACTATTCGACCGGTCAAGGCGCGAATCAGCGCGATAACACGGCCAGAAGCCAAGGAGCAGCTGCTACCCGTCGATGCAGGCCGCTCTCAGCAACGCACCGAAGTACTTGTTCGGCTCCATGCGCCGTCCGTACGGGAAGCAGGCCGAAGCCGCTCTTGGTCTCGATCCCGAGTGGCCAATTCTCGACCTGCTGCCAAGTTCTGGCGGAAATGGGGAGCGGTTCGCAACCCATGGGAGCCGCCCACCCGTACGGGGTTCAATCAAAAATGA
- a CDS encoding serine/threonine-protein phosphatase, which translates to MGAWIHDENRAQGGRARQEDDYGVFELPPQLEAGELLLVLADGMGGEQAGAFASALAVRSFIKTYDTLPSVTISERLEHTLHHVNEQMALEVAGNPEHLHGMGCTLLAVVLAEEGLYWVSVGDSPLWLWRRGRLHRLNQDHAYRSVLAERVSVGEISAAEAACHPDRNALISAVTGEELELVDVSRQPFALKPNDQILLASDGILTLSEREIGTVLKAARTLASPCEPLLAAVMSRQHPQQDNITVLWAKQAPTAAAESFWRQPWVRNTLLLSVQLLALSGVW; encoded by the coding sequence ATGGGAGCTTGGATTCACGACGAAAACCGGGCTCAAGGCGGTCGCGCTCGTCAGGAGGACGATTATGGCGTTTTCGAACTGCCGCCGCAGCTGGAAGCCGGCGAGTTGTTGTTGGTGCTGGCCGATGGCATGGGGGGGGAGCAAGCCGGCGCCTTCGCCAGCGCCTTGGCGGTCCGCAGTTTCATCAAAACCTACGACACCCTGCCTTCCGTGACAATTTCCGAAAGGCTCGAACACACGCTGCATCACGTCAACGAGCAGATGGCGCTGGAAGTGGCGGGCAATCCCGAGCATCTGCACGGCATGGGCTGCACGTTGCTGGCGGTGGTATTGGCCGAGGAGGGTTTGTACTGGGTCAGCGTCGGCGATTCTCCGCTGTGGCTGTGGCGACGGGGGCGATTGCACCGCCTGAATCAGGATCACGCCTACCGCAGCGTGCTCGCCGAGCGGGTGAGCGTTGGGGAGATCAGCGCCGCGGAGGCCGCTTGCCATCCTGATCGGAATGCGTTGATCAGCGCGGTGACCGGCGAAGAGTTGGAATTGGTCGATGTCTCGCGCCAACCGTTCGCCCTGAAGCCCAACGATCAAATACTGTTGGCCAGCGATGGGATTCTCACCTTGAGCGAGCGGGAAATCGGCACGGTCCTGAAAGCGGCACGCACCCTCGCCTCGCCCTGCGAGCCCTTGTTGGCGGCGGTGATGTCGCGCCAGCATCCCCAGCAGGACAATATCACCGTGCTGTGGGCCAAACAGGCGCCAACCGCTGCGGCCGAGTCGTTTTGGCGCCAGCCGTGGGTGCGAAATACTTTACTATTGAGCGTGCAGCTTTTGGCGCTGTCGGGGGTTTGGTAG
- a CDS encoding DUF3574 domain-containing protein produces MKHNNRVGIILCLSAGILLNIAWAFDDNAQRLHSNLSNERQFCKSQIHGELFSRTELFFGLSRSDGPEVTEEEFQNFVDTEITPRFPDGLTLLSGKGQFKNSSGIIVQESPKLLILLYAFNPENHQAIEVIRNEYKNAFQQESVLRTDEQQCVSF; encoded by the coding sequence ATGAAGCACAACAACCGTGTTGGAATCATTCTCTGCTTGAGCGCCGGAATATTGCTGAACATCGCATGGGCATTTGATGATAACGCGCAGCGGCTTCATTCAAATCTCTCAAACGAGCGTCAGTTTTGCAAAAGTCAGATTCATGGAGAGCTATTTTCCAGAACCGAGCTATTTTTCGGCTTGTCAAGATCTGACGGGCCTGAGGTGACTGAAGAAGAATTTCAGAATTTCGTCGATACTGAAATTACCCCTCGTTTTCCTGATGGGTTGACCCTGCTCAGCGGCAAAGGTCAATTCAAAAACTCCAGCGGGATTATTGTTCAGGAAAGCCCCAAGCTATTGATCTTACTCTATGCTTTCAATCCAGAAAACCATCAGGCAATTGAAGTTATCCGCAATGAATACAAAAATGCTTTTCAACAAGAGTCAGTATTGCGTACCGACGAGCAGCAATGCGTATCGTTTTAA
- a CDS encoding FHA domain-containing protein yields the protein MRSPLCRVGRSPENDIFFENDSVSGYHAEIYHLPDGTFQICDLDSTNGTWVNGQRVRVKILRNGDVVELGEVRLHFRIGDD from the coding sequence CTGCGTTCGCCCTTGTGTCGGGTGGGGCGGTCTCCTGAAAACGATATTTTTTTCGAAAACGATTCAGTTTCGGGCTATCACGCCGAAATCTATCACCTACCGGATGGCACCTTCCAGATTTGCGATTTGGATTCGACCAATGGCACTTGGGTCAACGGGCAGCGAGTTCGAGTAAAAATTCTGCGCAATGGTGATGTGGTGGAGTTGGGTGAGGTGCGTTTGCATTTTCGCATCGGTGACGATTGA
- a CDS encoding iron-sulfur cluster assembly accessory protein: MTITLTEKAAARARDHLAKQAKAQGLRLGVRNTGCSGYMYTVGLADTINTDDRVIESQGVKIVVSEKNLPLLDGVEVDYAKQGLNEGFRFNNPNAKEMCGCGESFSV, encoded by the coding sequence ATGACGATCACTCTGACCGAAAAAGCCGCCGCTCGGGCCCGCGACCATCTCGCCAAGCAGGCCAAAGCGCAGGGGTTGCGGCTGGGCGTGCGCAATACCGGCTGCTCCGGCTATATGTATACCGTCGGGCTGGCTGACACGATCAACACCGATGATCGGGTCATCGAATCGCAGGGCGTCAAAATTGTGGTCAGCGAGAAAAACTTGCCCCTTTTAGATGGCGTGGAGGTGGATTACGCCAAGCAGGGGCTCAATGAGGGGTTTCGCTTCAACAACCCCAACGCCAAGGAAATGTGCGGCTGCGGAGAGAGTTTCAGCGTTTGA
- the ubiG gene encoding bifunctional 2-polyprenyl-6-hydroxyphenol methylase/3-demethylubiquinol 3-O-methyltransferase UbiG — protein MPTAQPNVDFQEIAKFEELASRWWDPDSEFKPLHDINPLRLDYIAERSGGLADQQVLDVGCGGGILAESMALRGARVTGIDMGEAPLAVARLHQLESGAVLDYRRITAEALAASEPGSFDVVTCMEMLEHVPDPALTVEACARLLKPGGHAFFSTINRNPKAYLFAVIGAEYLLRMLPKGTHDYRKFIRPSELDGWARAAGLTLQQLTGMHYNPLLRRYWLGSGVSVNYLVHCRPTDPT, from the coding sequence ATGCCGACCGCCCAACCCAACGTGGACTTTCAGGAAATCGCCAAATTCGAGGAACTCGCCAGCCGCTGGTGGGATCCTGACAGCGAGTTCAAACCCCTACACGATATCAACCCGCTGCGACTGGATTACATCGCCGAACGCAGCGGCGGGCTGGCCGACCAGCAGGTGCTGGATGTAGGCTGCGGCGGCGGCATCCTGGCCGAGAGCATGGCCTTGCGCGGGGCGCGGGTCACCGGTATCGACATGGGCGAAGCGCCGCTGGCGGTGGCGCGCCTGCACCAATTGGAATCCGGCGCGGTGCTGGACTACCGCCGCATCACCGCCGAAGCGCTGGCGGCCAGCGAACCGGGCAGTTTCGACGTGGTGACTTGCATGGAAATGCTGGAGCACGTACCCGATCCGGCGCTGACCGTCGAGGCTTGCGCCCGTTTGCTGAAGCCGGGTGGCCATGCGTTTTTTTCGACGATCAACCGCAATCCGAAAGCGTATCTGTTCGCCGTCATCGGCGCGGAGTACCTGTTGCGGATGCTGCCCAAGGGCACCCACGACTATCGCAAATTCATCCGTCCCTCGGAGCTGGATGGCTGGGCGCGAGCGGCCGGACTGACGCTCCAGCAGCTGACCGGAATGCATTACAACCCTCTGCTTCGCCGCTACTGGTTAGGATCGGGGGTATCGGTCAATTATCTGGTTCATTGCCGGCCGACCGATCCGACATGA
- the cysE gene encoding serine O-acetyltransferase, giving the protein MVFWQRLREDITCVFDRDPAARTVLEILTAYPGIHAILFHRIHHALWNMGLKWLARFLSAISRWLTGIEIHPGAKIGRRFFIDHGMGVVIGETTEIGDDCTLYQGVTLGGTSWNKGKRHPTLGNNVVIGAGAKVLGPFKVGDNARIGSNSVVIKEVPPHATVVGVPGRMVEAGEAGTDVRREIARKLGFDAYGATPDLPDPEAHAINQMLDHIQSLDSTIHQLCQALQEAGINPGKLCLAELKGCQLHSAASKNGWPVAADDSTAKAEQNAKASV; this is encoded by the coding sequence ATGGTGTTTTGGCAACGTCTGCGCGAAGACATAACCTGCGTATTCGACCGGGACCCGGCCGCGCGCACCGTACTTGAAATCTTGACCGCCTATCCCGGCATCCATGCCATCCTGTTTCATCGCATCCACCATGCTTTATGGAACATGGGCCTTAAATGGCTGGCGCGCTTTCTGTCGGCCATCAGCCGCTGGCTGACCGGTATCGAAATCCATCCGGGCGCTAAAATCGGCCGCCGCTTTTTCATCGACCACGGCATGGGGGTGGTGATCGGCGAAACCACCGAAATCGGCGACGACTGCACGCTCTATCAAGGCGTTACCCTGGGCGGCACCAGCTGGAACAAGGGCAAACGCCATCCCACGCTCGGCAACAACGTGGTGATCGGCGCTGGCGCTAAGGTGTTAGGCCCGTTCAAGGTCGGCGACAATGCCCGCATCGGCTCGAATTCGGTGGTCATCAAGGAAGTGCCGCCGCACGCCACGGTGGTCGGCGTACCGGGTCGGATGGTCGAAGCGGGCGAAGCGGGTACGGACGTGCGCCGCGAAATCGCTCGCAAGCTTGGTTTCGACGCGTATGGGGCCACGCCCGACCTGCCCGACCCGGAAGCGCACGCCATCAACCAGATGCTCGATCACATTCAATCGCTCGACTCCACCATCCACCAACTTTGCCAAGCGTTGCAAGAGGCCGGTATCAATCCTGGAAAATTGTGTTTGGCCGAATTGAAAGGTTGTCAATTGCATTCCGCCGCCAGCAAAAACGGCTGGCCCGTCGCAGCGGACGATAGCACGGCCAAAGCCGAGCAAAACGCCAAGGCATCGGTCTGA
- a CDS encoding HAD-IA family hydrolase: MIARGTGADAAAPPACVLFDLDGTLADTAPDMAVALNRLRAERGLDPVPLDRIRATVSQGSPGMLHACFGLNPTDPRYPGLNQRFLDLYHSAIAVETALFPGMADVLAYLETQAIPWGVVTNKPGWLTEPLLQGLALWSRAACVVSGDTLNKAKPDPEPLLHACQCLAVTPQRSLYVGDAERDILAGNRAGMRTLVAGFGYLSPEDRPWEWEAHGFLEKPVDLFAWLGAPALPGRGV; this comes from the coding sequence ATGATTGCCCGCGGCACCGGCGCTGACGCCGCCGCGCCGCCCGCCTGCGTGCTGTTCGATCTGGACGGGACTTTGGCGGATACCGCGCCGGATATGGCGGTGGCTCTGAATCGGTTGCGCGCCGAGCGCGGCCTGGACCCAGTGCCGCTGGACCGTATCCGCGCCACCGTTTCACAAGGCTCGCCGGGCATGCTGCACGCGTGTTTCGGCTTGAACCCCACCGATCCACGTTACCCTGGCCTCAACCAGCGTTTTCTGGACTTGTACCACTCCGCCATCGCTGTGGAAACCGCGCTTTTTCCCGGCATGGCCGACGTGTTGGCCTATCTGGAAACGCAGGCGATTCCCTGGGGGGTGGTCACCAATAAGCCAGGCTGGCTGACCGAACCGCTGCTGCAAGGGCTGGCGCTGTGGTCGCGCGCCGCCTGCGTGGTGAGCGGCGACACCCTCAACAAAGCCAAGCCGGACCCCGAACCGCTGCTACATGCCTGTCAATGCTTGGCGGTAACGCCGCAGCGCTCGCTGTATGTGGGTGATGCCGAACGGGACATTCTGGCCGGCAACCGAGCGGGAATGCGTACGCTGGTGGCAGGATTTGGCTATTTGAGCCCCGAGGATCGCCCTTGGGAATGGGAAGCTCATGGTTTTCTGGAAAAACCTGTCGATCTATTTGCTTGGCTGGGCGCACCGGCTCTGCCCGGCAGAGGTGTTTAG
- a CDS encoding TRZ/ATZ family hydrolase gives MPQAVDTLLSARWIVPVEPENVVLEHHAIAIHDGRILAVLPREDALARYRPAFALDLDRHVVLPGLINAHTHASMTLLRGLADDLPLMTWLQEHIWPVESRWVGADFVRDGALLAMAEMVRGGTTCFNDMYMFPDAVAAAARECGIRACVGLIAFDFPTGYAQNMEEYLAKGLQLHDAMRAEPLVHTAFAPHAPYTVSEPALARIARLADELQIPIHIHVHETAAEVARFQSERGCRPLERLKQLGLLNSRLLAVHMTQLEPAEIERLAQAGAHVAHCPESNLKLASGFCPAARLDAAGVNVAIGTDGAASNNDLDLFGEMRTAALLGKGVAGDATVLPAARVLRMATLNGARALGLDGETGSLEPGKSADLIAVDLEQPETEPIYHPISQLVYATGRHQVTDVWVAGRRLLAERRLTTLDDADLIQRARVWRRKITAQHPV, from the coding sequence ATGCCGCAAGCTGTCGACACCCTGCTCAGCGCCCGTTGGATCGTCCCGGTCGAACCGGAAAACGTGGTTTTGGAACACCATGCCATCGCCATTCACGACGGACGCATCCTCGCCGTGCTGCCGCGCGAGGACGCCCTCGCCCGCTATCGGCCCGCGTTCGCGCTGGACCTTGACCGACACGTCGTTTTGCCCGGTTTGATCAACGCCCACACCCACGCCAGCATGACCCTGCTGAGGGGCTTGGCCGACGATTTACCATTGATGACCTGGCTGCAAGAGCACATTTGGCCGGTTGAAAGCCGCTGGGTCGGCGCTGATTTCGTCCGCGACGGCGCGCTGTTGGCCATGGCCGAAATGGTGCGGGGCGGCACCACCTGCTTCAACGATATGTACATGTTTCCGGACGCGGTGGCCGCCGCCGCGCGCGAGTGCGGGATACGTGCCTGCGTGGGCCTGATCGCTTTCGATTTTCCGACCGGCTACGCGCAAAACATGGAGGAGTACTTGGCCAAGGGCCTCCAGCTCCACGATGCGATGCGCGCTGAGCCGCTGGTCCATACCGCATTCGCGCCGCACGCGCCGTATACGGTCTCGGAACCGGCGCTGGCCCGCATCGCCCGGCTGGCCGACGAGCTGCAAATTCCCATCCATATTCACGTTCACGAAACCGCCGCCGAAGTCGCCCGCTTTCAAAGCGAACGAGGCTGTCGGCCGCTGGAGCGCTTGAAGCAATTGGGGCTGCTCAACTCGCGTCTGTTGGCGGTGCATATGACCCAACTGGAGCCGGCCGAAATCGAGCGCTTGGCGCAAGCCGGCGCTCACGTCGCCCACTGTCCGGAATCCAACCTCAAACTGGCCAGCGGTTTTTGTCCCGCCGCCCGCTTGGACGCCGCCGGCGTCAACGTCGCCATCGGCACCGACGGCGCGGCTAGCAACAACGATTTGGATCTTTTTGGCGAAATGCGCACCGCCGCCCTGCTCGGCAAGGGCGTGGCCGGCGACGCCACCGTGCTGCCCGCCGCGCGGGTGCTGCGGATGGCGACCCTCAACGGCGCGCGGGCGCTCGGCCTGGACGGCGAGACCGGCTCGCTGGAACCCGGCAAATCCGCCGACCTGATCGCCGTCGATCTCGAACAACCGGAAACCGAACCGATCTATCATCCGATCTCGCAATTGGTCTATGCGACCGGCCGCCATCAAGTGACCGACGTGTGGGTCGCCGGTCGGCGGTTGTTGGCCGAGCGCCGGTTGACCACCCTGGATGACGCCGATCTAATCCAGCGCGCCCGAGTTTGGCGGCGCAAAATTACCGCCCAGCACCCGGTGTAA
- a CDS encoding FHA domain-containing protein has translation MGPAVGWLAIISGPGRGQVLVLHYGVNDIGRGIKARVRLDFGDACIALENQAAIIYTAGSRRFYLQSIAAETWLNERPARGSAELMGGEVLQFGQTRLRFVPLCGPDFDWRDNI, from the coding sequence TTGGGTCCGGCCGTCGGTTGGCTGGCGATTATTTCAGGTCCGGGTCGCGGGCAGGTGCTGGTGCTGCACTATGGGGTCAACGATATCGGCCGTGGGATCAAGGCGCGGGTCCGGCTGGATTTCGGCGATGCTTGCATCGCGCTTGAGAATCAGGCGGCCATCATCTACACCGCCGGTTCCCGGCGTTTTTACCTACAGTCGATCGCCGCCGAAACGTGGTTGAACGAGCGGCCAGCCCGAGGATCGGCCGAATTGATGGGTGGTGAGGTCTTACAGTTCGGTCAGACCCGGTTGCGATTCGTGCCGTTATGTGGCCCTGATTTTGATTGGCGGGACAACATCTGA